gatagctaaaacgtttctgaaatgtttcccatcttctgttattgttttgttatgattaaatgtattatttcatggatttctcaaatttcagtatgacagttatgtcttaaaaccgtttaaatctgagcatgcgcgactcacatctgcactcgagcAGAGTCGGTGTGACTCGGCTCTCATCGGGTATGACGCGTTATGCCGTAGGCAGTTTgcatctgagcatgcgcgactcaaatgcactcgcctcacatcgggcagtgacagcAGGGGTAGTGAAAACGGCCAGAGACAGCCTAGATTGCGCATGTGCAAAGTAGCCTATCATTTTACATTGTTGTCAAAAGATATTATAAAAGCCCATTTCTGCCAATGTGATGAGAGAAATCCTCTAGTTTAGGTAATTTTAATGAGAAACTTTATCAAAACAATGagacttattattattattattattattattaattattattaattatcttTTATCAGGCTAATCTATTAATTTCTAgctaaaaataaacagcaattaGCCAGATAAAAGATATTATCGGTAACTTACTTAGCTGAAAGGAGAGGAGGtagcagtacacacacacacacacacacacacacacacacacagacagagcgtttgtgacgtcacccattggtttgttgTTGTCAGCGGGCGATACTATGCGTTTCCCGATCTGTATCagcattattaataataatggcTGATGATATAATATAACATTCACTCATCAGACTCATTCATAAAGACAAACTGTCGTGGGTAGTAGTCACAGAATGAGTCAGAGATGAAACTCAAACGATGGGATTTTTATTCATCTCCCAATTAAGGCTCACAGGCAAAACTATCAATTAATAAAACCCAATATAAAGACAGACATGAGTCAAAAATGGTTGatttatacaaaaatacagctgTAATTGGAACATACCAACACAGAATACAGTGTAGATACACAATACAGGGGTGGCTCaggcaaaaaaatatatgtatgtgtaaatatatgtgtatatatgtgtgtgtgtgtgtgtgtgtatatatatgtatatgtatatatatgtatatatatgtatatatatgtatatatatatatatatgtatatatatatatgtatatatgtatatgtatatatatatatatgtatatatgtgtatatatgtatatatgtgtatatatgtatatatgtgtatatatgtatatgtgtatatatgtatatgtatatatatgtatatgtatatgtgtatatgtatatgtatgtgtatatatatatgtatatatatatgtatatatgtatatatatatatatatgatttgtacattggcaaagagcgttgggtggaatcaatcatgttattttggggaattaaaaagaacattgatataggacaacatgaggacaacatggggacaacatggggacaacatgagggttaaatgtccttttatattaacacatgtatgtttttgtgtgcaaagaCATCTGTAAATGTCAACAGACGAGCGCATAAGTGAACAACATacgcctcgacgcagaggtcatGGGTTCGAATCCCACcggtgacaatttcctgcatgcccccccccccatcccatctcacctaaaatgcaaaaaaatactaaaaacaaacaaaatatatattaacaATCTATGTTCTGAACACAGGAGCAAGTTTACTCACAAAAATGTAACGTGTCGAGAAGAACGATATGACTCGTAAggagcaaaaataataataataatcataataataattaataataacacaGCGCTGGCTCCAACtcaaagtaaaacacatttaacagagcacactttgtttaaaaaatttaGTCAAATATGAACTTGTTTCTTTTCCCCAACCTGGACCATATTTTGTGACGTTTTCTGTGTAAGTGACTATTCTACATCGCCAATTTGATCCTCTAatagtgctcgttttgctgccaACGGGCTCTGATTGTTATTCTAAGaatctgacaacattatgggatggatccttTAAATGGATcaacctttaaaacctctttgagacctttctgtttaaccagaaacagctgaggttgctagcgctaaacccaccagactctattgaaaaaacagtacttttagcgtgtatagagccaacatatcttcacatgtaaATAAGTGATCTAAGAGTTTATCTTacccaaaactagagttgtgatgtttggagaagtggaaagacgacccaaaactGTGtttcatggtttcatttagTTTCTGTAGAGTTTGAATTAAGTGTGTTTCACGATGCTAAAATccctgtttatttacatggagtctggtgggtttaggtAATGCAAATTcatggatgtttttatttaaaaaataattattttaatctttaacagaaaagcCGACCTCCTTATAAaccctttccataatgttgtcagacacttagaatattaatctgagtctgtcagcggcaaaatgAGCACATTTATGAAGATAAATACAAGCTGAACTATTATCCTATTAACTCAgtttgtagcttgtttcaccgctgccgactgcagagatctctcttaaccctcgtgttgtcttcctgttaaccatgaacttgcccTTCATGGTCATAATTGAACATGTTTTCGTCgctttttctaatttatttctcactttttccagcttttggtgcttttttttataaaactgaTAACCTGTAATAAGAGGTTTTTACAATTATTCttgaaattcatggtcaacaaacctcatttatatcaaattatacatacattttagttaaaagggcagaaattatgaattattttgactaatagttaagatcagaggacgttgagtggatctcagacgggtagatgtcaaagtttagtccccATACTGGTTATTTTTGGGcgatttggttgaaataaaatccaaatttcagatataaaaacactgtaaaacgggtcaatttgagcCGAGGAACAACACAAGGTCTAACTGAACTAAACTGGCAAAGATCGTGATTCCCTTCAGTCACTTAGACCCAAAAACCTGGAAAACAGGGTCTAGgctgggaaaaaaatgtcagtcatccttttaaaacaacaacttccTCCATTTTATAAACGGGGTATTTATAGAACAGGACATTTTGGGGACCCCCGGCCGGTCCTTCACGCGTCAGGGTGACACTTCTTCACGTGTAACTTGAGGCTGTACTTGACGATGAAGCTGCGGGAGCAGACGGCGCACACGTACGGCCGCTCGCCCGAGTGCACGCTCAGGTGCGACTTCAGGTGCGCCGACTGCGTGAACTTCTTCCCGCACTGGGCGCAGCTGAACGGCCGCTGGCCCGTGTGGATCCGCATGTGCACGTCCAGGTTCTGGGACGTGGCGTAGGTCTTGGCGCAGACGGCGCACACGTAGCGCCGGGCGCGGCTCCCCGGCTGCCCGATGCCGAGCTGCGGGGGTCCCCCGGTCTGGTCCCCGTACGGCGGGAAGTTCCCCACGTCGCCGTCGTCGTACTCGAACGCCGAGTTGCTTCCTTCGGACAGCGTGCAGTCCGTGGCGGTGGACCCGGTCACGCTGATCAGCTTGAGTCCGAATGCGTCGCCGCCGCCGTCGTCCAGGCTGTCGTTGGGGTCAAAGTGAGAAAACGCCATGTGGGCTTTCGGCTGTTTGGTCCACGTCAGGCTGAGATCTGGTTCCGGTCTGGTTGCGGGGGACTGGGACGGGACCAGGGCGCCGTTGCCGTAGTACGGCGGTCTGTTCGGCGGCAGCAGCGTGGAGTCCGGGTCCATCGGCGCCGAGTAGGAGGACCCGAGGGACGTGTCACCGGCCTCCGTCTCCTGGCCGCAGCAGCCCGGCTCGCCGCGTGGAGCGTCCAGCGTGAAGACGGGCGCGCTCTGCCGCTGCGCCGCCGCCGCCGTGCCGGTCTTCGGACCGGGCGCCTCGTCGCACCCGGGCCACGGTCTCTTCATGCGGCGGCCGACCGGCGTCGACATGACGCACTCTCTGGCTGCAGCCGTCCCGCCGTCAGCCGGTGTCCTGATGTCTatagtgacaaaaacacaggaaatggaCTACATAAAACCATCtatagagacaaaaacacaggaaatggaCTACATACAACCATCTATAGAGACAAAGATACAGGAAATGGACTACATAAAACCATCTATAGAGACAAAGATACAGGAAATGGACTACATAAAACCATCTATAGAGACAAAGATACAGGAAATGGACTACATAAAACCATctatagagacaaaaaaacaggaaatggactACATAAAACCATCTATAGAGacaaaaatacaggaaatgGACTACATAAAACCATCtatagagacaaaaacacaggaaatgaaCTACATAAAACCATCtatagagacaaaaacacaggaaatgaaCTACATAAAACGATCCCTTTGCTTGCCCGTGGCCATCGGGCGCCGTTGAACCCTTCATTCATTGTCTTGGACCCAACGTTGACACGCGGGACTCACCTTCGTCAAAGCTGTCGTCACTGTCCGAGTCCTCGTCTTTGATCAAGACCACGTCTGGAAGCTggaagacatttaaaataagactTAAAGACTTAAAGCTCCACATTCTGGTCATCTTCAggttcatagttgtattttgaggttttaccagaacaggtttccatggtttcattttctaaaatcaagatattgttgttgtactgcacattgctgcagatcctgtttccaccctgtgtgtttaggtctctgttttatctccagagtgagacatctctctagttttatctccagagtgagacatctctctagttttatctccagagtgagacatctcactagttgtatctccagagtgagacatctcactagttgtatctccagagtgagacaactcactagttttatctccagagtgagacatctctctagtcttatctccagagtgagacgtctctctagttttatctccagaatgagacatctctctagttttatctccagagtgagacatctctctagttttatctccagagtgagacaactcactagttttatctccagagtgagacatctctctagtcttatctccagagtgagacatctctctagttttatctccagagtgagacatctctctagttttatctccagaatgagacatctctctagttttatctccagagtgagacaactcactagttttatctccagagtgagacatctctctagttttatctccagagtgagacatctctctagttttatctccagagtgagacatctcactagttgtatctccagagtgagacaactcactagttttatctccagagtgagacgtctctctagttttatctccagagtgggacatctctctagttttaggGTTATAAGAAGGTTGTAACTAGAGATGTCTAATATCAATATGAcgacaataacaacaacaatgtgtactttaactacacacacattacacacaggcctgaactacacacacatgctcagtacctgtacatgcactaatggaaaggtgtgtgtgtgtgtgtgtgtgtgtgtgtgtgtgtgtgtgtgtacctcctCCTGCACCAACACCACATCCCCTCCAGCGGCTGTGTTTCCGCCTTCGCTGTCCTGCCGCTGCTGCCGCGTCTCCGCGTTCGCCGCGCTCTCCGCGTTCTCCGCGTTCGATACAAACCCCGGTTCCGCCACCGCCTTCCCGCCCCTGTCCGCGCGGACCACTATGGACTCTATGAGGTGAAGTTTCTTCTTCAGGTCCTCGTTCTCCCGGTGGCTCCGCGAGATCTCCATCTGCAGCACCGCGTAGCCTTCGTCCACCACCGCGCAGATCTCCGCCACCGCCGCTTTGGTCAGCGCGCCCATGACCACGGACAGCTGCGCGTGAAGAGCTTTGCCGGTTAAAACCAAAGCCGCCATTCCCGGTGCTCGGTAGGACACCGGCCCGACACTCAGACTGCTCTTACCGGGCACCACGGAGCTCCGACGGGCGCTACAACACGCTGCGGCGTCGCTGACCGAGGGTTCAACGCCGCGCGTCGCTCGTCacaaagaagagagaagaaggaatCGGTCTCTCTAGTTCCTTCTGACTCGCACTTCCGGAATGTCACTGCtaacttcaaaataagagcatgtTGTTGTTCTGAGTTTTAATTGGCGGAGTAGGaacaggagaggagaaggagaaataATCAtgggaaaaaataattaaaataaaaaataaaacaataaaaaataaaagtaaataaataaaataattaaatacaaaataaaacaataaaaaataagagtgaataaataacaattattcaataaaaaatattttttttaaataattcaataaaatacaaataaataaatttaataaaatagaaaaaatagaaatgaaaaatttaaattcaagaaaaatacaaaacctAGCCAAATCATTTTATCTACCTAGCCTTCTAtcatctttctttccttccttccatggtggatctcagatgggtagatgtcaaagtttagtccggatactgtttggaaaccattaataatatataataattcaaatgctataagattagaTAAAACATCCAAGCTTGGTTGCTAAAAATTTCAGGCATTTCAGCCCATTTTAGAAATTTGCATAATTAGCTCATTTAGGGTTGACAGCACGCGAGCGCTGAACACAAGAAGCCTCAAACggcttttactgtgtgtgtgtgtgtgtgtgtgtgtgtgtgtgtgtgtgtaagcctCAAACGGCTTTTACTCTACGTCACGATGCCCCAGAGATGCGGTGTCAACATTAATGAGCTAGTTATGCTATTGCTATGCTTACTACTGAAAACTGCCCGAAATGGAACTTTACTCCTTATTATTAATTAACCAGCTAAAGAACTGAGTTTCTACTCAATTAatcctgcaaaagcaccactttaaatctggTGTTCACCAATtaagcataaaaaatgacttaactAACGAAATATAGTCGACTAAAACCCAAACCACTGAGTGGTTGACTAAGAGGG
The window above is part of the Etheostoma cragini isolate CJK2018 chromosome 12, CSU_Ecrag_1.0, whole genome shotgun sequence genome. Proteins encoded here:
- the LOC117954620 gene encoding B-cell lymphoma/leukemia 11B-like produces the protein MAALVLTGKALHAQLSVVMGALTKAAVAEICAVVDEGYAVLQMEISRSHRENEDLKKKLHLIESIVVRADRGGKAVAEPGFVSNAENAESAANAETRQQRQDSEGGNTAAGGDVVLVQEELPDVVLIKDEDSDSDDSFDEDIRTPADGGTAAARECVMSTPVGRRMKRPWPGCEAAAQRQSAPVFTLDAPRGEPGCCGQETEAGDTSLGSSYSAPMDPDSTLLPPNRPPYYGNGALVPSQSPATRPEPDLSLTWTKQPKAHMAFSHFDPNDSLDDGGGDAFGLKLISVTGSTATDCTLSEGSNSAFEYDDGDVGNFPPYGDQTGGPPQLGIGQPGSRARRYVCAVCAKTYATSQNLDVHMRIHTGQRPFSCAQCGKKFTQSAHLKSHLSVHSGERPYVCAVCSRSFIVKYSLKLHVKKCHPDA